Proteins found in one Pseudopipra pipra isolate bDixPip1 chromosome 19, bDixPip1.hap1, whole genome shotgun sequence genomic segment:
- the WBP2 gene encoding WW domain-binding protein 2 isoform X1, translating to MALNKNHSEGGGVIVNNSENVLMTYDHVEITFSDMEPMPEAFKGTKKGSVFLTPYRVIFVSKGKDAMQSFVMPFYLLKDCEIKQPVFGANYIKGTVKAEAGGGWEGSATFKMTFSAGGAIEFGQRMLHVASQVSRGEIPSGAYGYSYMPNGSYAFAPPAANGGYPYPPPPPDFYPGPPMADGDRGYMQLPPPPYPGPMEPPVSGPDLPSTPAAEAKAAEAAASAYYSPGNPHNVYMPTDQPPPPPYFPPEDKKNQ from the exons TGTTCTGATGACGTATGACCATGTAGAAATTACCTTCAGTGACATGGAACCGATGCCAGAGGCCTTCAAAGGGACCAAGAAAGGGAGTGTTTTCCTGACTCCCTACCGG GTTATCTTTGTGTCCAAGGGGAAGGATGCAATGCAGTCTTTCGTGATGCCCTTTTATTTGTTGAAGGATTGTGAGATTAAGCAGCCAGTGTTTGGAGCAAATTATATCAAGGGCACAGTgaaagcagaggcaggag GTGGCTGGGAAGGATCTGCCACGTTCAAGATGACCTTTTCAGCCGGGGGTGCGATCGAGTTCGGGCAGAGGATGCTGCACGTGGCATCACAAG TCTCCAGAGGTGAAATACCCAGTGGAGCTTATGGCTATTCCTACATGCCAAATGGATCCTATGCTTTTGCACCACCTGCAGCCAACGGGGGCTATCCAtacccaccacctcctcctg ACTTTTATCCTGGTCCTCCTATGGCTGATGGAGACAGGGGCTACATGCAGCTTCCACCCCCACCATATCCAGGGCCCATGGAACCCCCTGTCAGTGGTCCAGACCTGCCCTCCActcctgcag CTGAAGCAAaggctgctgaggctgctgccagTGCTTACTACAGCCCAGGCAACCCACACAACGTCTACATGCCCACG GAccagccaccccctcccccatACTTCCCACCAGAGGACAAGAAAAACCAATAA
- the WBP2 gene encoding WW domain-binding protein 2 isoform X2 encodes MTYDHVEITFSDMEPMPEAFKGTKKGSVFLTPYRVIFVSKGKDAMQSFVMPFYLLKDCEIKQPVFGANYIKGTVKAEAGGGWEGSATFKMTFSAGGAIEFGQRMLHVASQVSRGEIPSGAYGYSYMPNGSYAFAPPAANGGYPYPPPPPDFYPGPPMADGDRGYMQLPPPPYPGPMEPPVSGPDLPSTPAAEAKAAEAAASAYYSPGNPHNVYMPTDQPPPPPYFPPEDKKNQ; translated from the exons ATGACGTATGACCATGTAGAAATTACCTTCAGTGACATGGAACCGATGCCAGAGGCCTTCAAAGGGACCAAGAAAGGGAGTGTTTTCCTGACTCCCTACCGG GTTATCTTTGTGTCCAAGGGGAAGGATGCAATGCAGTCTTTCGTGATGCCCTTTTATTTGTTGAAGGATTGTGAGATTAAGCAGCCAGTGTTTGGAGCAAATTATATCAAGGGCACAGTgaaagcagaggcaggag GTGGCTGGGAAGGATCTGCCACGTTCAAGATGACCTTTTCAGCCGGGGGTGCGATCGAGTTCGGGCAGAGGATGCTGCACGTGGCATCACAAG TCTCCAGAGGTGAAATACCCAGTGGAGCTTATGGCTATTCCTACATGCCAAATGGATCCTATGCTTTTGCACCACCTGCAGCCAACGGGGGCTATCCAtacccaccacctcctcctg ACTTTTATCCTGGTCCTCCTATGGCTGATGGAGACAGGGGCTACATGCAGCTTCCACCCCCACCATATCCAGGGCCCATGGAACCCCCTGTCAGTGGTCCAGACCTGCCCTCCActcctgcag CTGAAGCAAaggctgctgaggctgctgccagTGCTTACTACAGCCCAGGCAACCCACACAACGTCTACATGCCCACG GAccagccaccccctcccccatACTTCCCACCAGAGGACAAGAAAAACCAATAA